The sequence CGAGGCCCAGGACAATATCGAGGAGATTCGCGAAGAAAGCGATGAGAACTTAAAAGAGCTGGTGGAAGACGACCAAGATGAACTGGAGTCGCTCTTCTAGCGCGGCGATCCTCGTCGCGCTCCTGCTCGTCGCGGTCGCGCCCGCGGCCGCCGTCTCCGTGAGTGGTGACGCTCCGGGGACCGTCGAGATCGGTGAGAAGCAGACGACCACCTACACCGTCGTGGATCCCTTCGACGGGTACGGCCAGTGGACACTCCGCGGAAGCACCGACCTGACCGACGTCACCTGGCAGATCACGACCTACGACAACACAGACAACCAGGTAGACGAGACGATCATCAACGGCCAGTCGTTCTCCTACGACCTGGCCGCCGATTCGGGGGCCGTGCGCGCGGAGGTCCGGCTGGTCGGCACACCGGCGAGCGGAGTGGACTGGCAGTACGACCCGCCTCAGCAGATCACCTACGCCGAGTTCGTTCAGGCCCAGGAGGGCGGATCGAGCGAGAATATGAGCCGTGACATGGCGCGACCCTTCACGCCGGAGAGCCAGAGCGCACGCACGGCCATCGAAGACGCCGAAGCCGCGATAGCCGACGCTGAGGACGATGGCGTGGACGTGTCCTCGGCTCAGGGCGATCTGGAAGACGCGATCGAGTTCTACAACAACGGCAACTTCGAACAGGCGACCAAGAACGCCGAGGAGGCCCAGTCGACCGCCGAAGACGCCATGCAATCCAAGCAGCAGACTAACCGCCTCATGCTGATCGGCGGTGCAATCGTCGTCCTCTTGCTCGTGGCAGGTGGCATCTACTGGTACCTCCAGCAGCGCGAGAGTTACGACCGACTCGGCTGACCGGAGGTTCCCTTCTCATGCGGGTCGTCATTCCGTTCGACGCGAGGAATCCGAAGTCGCGGCTGAGCCCGACACTCGACCGCGAAGAGCGCCGTGACTTTTCCGAGGCGATGCTCCGCGACGTGATCGACGTGGTCCGTGAAACGGGGCGCTCGCCCGAGATCCTGAGCACCGCGCCCGTCGACGTCGACGCGACGGTCTCCGTCGACGAACGGCCGTTGACGCCACTCGTGAACGAACTCATCGAGGACGGAACCCCTATCGCCGTCGTAATGGCCGACCTGGCCATCGCGACACCGCTTGCCCTCGACCGCCTGCTCGGCGCGGACGGGAACGTGGTCGTCGCTCCGGGCCGCGAGGCCGGGACCAACGCGCTGGTCGTCCGGGATCCGGCGTTCCGCGTCGACTACCACGGCGCGTCCTTCCGGGACCATCTCGACCGAGCGCGGGCCGTGGGAGCGTCAGTCAGGGAGGTCGACTCGTTCCGCCTCGCAACCGACATCGACGCACCTGCGGATCTACTCGAGGTGCTCGTCCACGGAGACGGACGGGCATCGCAGTGGCTTCGCGCGGCGGGCTTCCGGGTTCACTCCGAGGGCGATGAACCGCGGGCGGTCCGGTAAGTCGGCGCTGGCACAACGCCTTTGGCCGACTGGTCGCAAGCACGGGTGTGATTCCCGGCGCCGACGAGTTCGATCTCGACCTCCAAATCGACGCGGACCAGGTGGACCGCCTCCTGCGGGTCGATCCGACCGACGTCGGGCCGCCCGACGAACTCACATTCGCCAGGAACGCCTTCTTCCCCGTGACGACCGCCTGCCGGTACACCTGTTCGTACTGTACGTTCGTCGACCCGCCCGGCGAGGCCACGCTCATGTCGCCCGCGTCGATACGGGAGACGGCCCGTCGCGGGGCCGACGCCGGGTGTACGGAGGCGCTATTCACGTTCGGAGACGACCCCGACGAGCGGTACGACGAGATCCACGCACAGCTCTCGGCGTGGAGTCACGACTCCATCCACGACTACCTTCGGGAGGCGGCACACATCGCGCTGGAGGAGGGACTGCTCCCACACGCCAATCCCGGCGACCAGACACCGGCTCAGATGGCGGCGGTGGCGGACCTGATGGCCAGCATGGGCGTGATGCTAGAGACGACAGCCGACGTGCCGGCCCACGCCGGCCCCCGCGGCAAGTCGCCGGGCCAGCGCCTCGCCACGATCCGCACGGCCGGCGAACTCTCCGTCCCCTTCACGACCGGCATCCTCGTGGGTATCGGTGAGACGACACGTGACCGCGCCGAAAGCCTGCTCGCGATTCGCGAACTGCACGCCCGGTACGGGCACGTTCAGGAGGTCATCGTCCAGCCGGTCACCGAGAACGAACGGTGGCGCGGTGGCTCGCCGGACCTCGAAACCCTCCGCCGGACGGTCGCGATGGGCAGAGTTGCCCTCCCCGAGGAGGTGTCCGTCCAGGTTCCGCCGAACCTGGCGCCGGTGCGAGAGATCGTCGACGCTGGGATGGACGACCTCGGCGGCATCTCCCCGGTGACGACCGATCACGTCAACCCCGAGGACGACTGGCCAGAGATGGCCGAGATCCGGGCCATCGCGGATGCGGTGGACATCCCCGTGCGCGAGCGACTGCCGGTCGCAGAGCGGTTCCTCCCGACGACGGGGCTCGCCAACGAGTGGGTCTCAGAGCGCGTGGGCCGGGCGATCAGAAGCGACACGGCGGCGGGACGGCGGTTCCGAGCCGTCCTCGACGGGCATCCCTTCGTGGACGACGTGGCGTGAGGATGGATGGGCTGACAGGGGACGCCGCCCGCCGTCCAGGCCGGTGGCGTCCCACTCCCGCGGGGCCGACCTGGCTCGATCCGGCATGGCCGTCGGTGGGCCCGTCATTACAGATAAACCTCGGCGGAATGAGAACCACCCCCGGACGGTCCGTTCGTCGGACTGCCGTCGGCGAAGTCGACACGGATCTAGACGAGACGTTCGTAGACCTCTGGCAGCCGGCGTCGAATTCCCACGTATGAAACGGAGACGACGAGGCCCGCGAGCAACACGTGCCGAACCGTAGCGTCGAAGACCACGAGTGGTGGAACCGAAAACGCCGCCGCCACGATCAGGTCCTCCGGGGCGCCGTCGTACCGGATCCAGCGTCTGGGTGCGATCCAGCGCCCGTTCAGGTGAGAGTACACCCCACGGTCGTCATCCCCGGCCCACGGCCGAAGACCCAGGCCACCGCCAAAGACGTCCATCACGGAGTGGATTGCAGCGGACGCCAGGAACGCCGCCGCTGCCACCGTCATGACGCCCGGGCGCATGGCCGCGACCGCGAGGGCCGCCATCGCCACCGGCCAGTAGTGTTCCGGATAGTGCAGCGTCTTCCGATGGTCGAAGAGCACGTCCAGGTCGGGAAACGCGCCTCCGGCGATCGCACCGAGTGCGGCGACCCCGGCGAGGTCGGGCGCCACCGGCACCGCGAGTACGGCGAGCGTGGCTCCCACGGCGGCGTGGGTGGTGCTCATCATGATCAGTCGTCCGCCGCGACGGTGTTCGATCGGGGCGCTTCGAGAAGCGGGGTTCCGTCTGCCCGCGGTCCGAGACGCGGTCCCGGGTCGGGGTCGGCGGGATCCAGCCGGCGACGACGTTCGTAATCGGTCGACCGCTCGACCGGCACGCGGTCGATACCCGTGATCAAGTCGACGTACTCGGCGAAGGACCTGAACTCGCCGTGGCCGCCGCCCGCGCGGGTGGTTATCTCCTCGGAGAGGATCGTCCCCATGAAGTCGTCGGCGCCGCCGTCGAGCATCCGAAGGCCCTTCTCGTCGCCGAATTTCACCCACGAACTCTGGACGTGCTCGACGTTGTCGAGGAACAGCCGGGAGACGGCGATCACGAGATCGTCCTCGAGATCTGACGCCCCGCCGTTCACGAGGCCACGCCGGGCCAGGGGCGTGTTCTCGTGGACGAACGAGAGGGGGACGAACTCGGTGACGGCTCCGGTCCGATCCTGGAGGTCCCGGATGCGTCCCAGGTGCATCGCGCGGTGGCGCTCGTTCTCGACGTGGCCATACATCATCGTCGCGGTGATCGGGAGGCCCACGTCGGCGGCAGCCTCGATGGCGGTCAGCCACTCGTCCGTGCCGATCTTGCCGGGGCAGATGACCTCCCGCACCTCGTCGACGAGCACCTCGGCGGCCGTGCCGGGCACGGAGTCGAGCCCAGCTCGCGAGAGGGTGCGATAGAGCTCGGCGTAGGACCACTCCGTCCCACGCCTGGCGTGCTGGGCCTCCTCGGGCGTCATCGAGTGGACGTGGACGTCGTCGACGGACATCGCGTGCAACTGCTCGACGTAGCTGCCCGGAGCGACGTCGAAGACCTCGGGTGGGCGGTAGCCGTGAGCCGGGTTCTCGGGGTCGAGGATCTCGCGGTGTTCCTCGTTCAGCGCGAACGCCGGATGCAACCCGCTGACCGACGTCACCTCGGAGATGCCGCGGTCGACCGCCCGCGCGACGATATCGCGGGACTCCGTGGGCGGTCTGGTGAACCCGCGGGTCCGACCCTCGTGGGTCGACTCGAAGGTATGGGCGCTGTCCCTGAAATTACAGAACAGACAACCCGTATCGCAGGCCGTCGTGACGTTGTTGTTGAGATTCGCGACGAACGTCACCTCGTCGCCGACGACCGCGCGACGGCGCTGGTCGGCGGCCCGACGGACGCGTTCGACCCGTTCGGGAACGACGCCGTCGCCGTCAGTGCCGGTCGTCAGGAGGGCGACTGCGTCGTCGACAGTGAGCCGTTCGCCGTCCCGTGCCTTCGCCAGCGCGTTCTCGAAGGGCTGGTCGGTTGTTGGCTGGTACTCGAACGCGAACTCCCCACGAGGGACGTTAGTTCGCGTCCGGAAGGCGTCCGTCATGGTGTGTCGATTGCCGCGTGCCGCCCATAAACGAACGGGTCACGCCCTTCGATTGCCCACGATCGTGCCTGAGAATGGCCCGCGAATCCCGACGGCGTTCACGGCAACGCAAACGCTTAGTGACCTCGTCGCACAGGTCCGGGCATGACGAGCGTCAAGGATTTTCAGGTGGACGAGCCCGCCAGCCCCGACGCACTGGGCCAGGGGCGGTTCTCGTTCACCGACGACTACTCCGTGTTCGACTGGGGCAAGATGCCCGACACGATCCCGAAGAAGGGTGCGAGCCTCTGTGCCATGGGCGCGTTCAACTTCGAGCGGTTGGAGGCGGCCGGCGTTCCCACCCACTATCGGGGTGTCGTCGCAGGGGGCGAGGTCGTCTCCATCGACGAGGCCGAGACCGCGCCGACCGAGATGGCGATCGACCTGACGCAGGTCCCGGACCTCCCTTTCGTCGAGGGGAGCTACGACTACGATGCCTACCACGACGCGGCCGGCGAGAACTATCTCGTCCCGCTGGAGATCGTCTTCCGGAACGTGGTGCCGGTGGGCTCGAGTCTCCGCTCTCGTGGGTCGCCGTCGGACTACGGACTGGACCGAGCCGAGTGGCCCGAGGAACCCGTCGACCTCCCCGAGCCGGTCGTCGAGTTCTCGACGAAGTACGAAGAACAGGATCGATACCTCGACCGGACGGAGGCCGACCGGATCGCCGGGCTGGCCACCGTCGACGACCTCGAATCGCTCGCCCGCGAGGTGAACCGCATCGTCACCGACCGAGCCGAGGAGGCAGGGTTCGTCCATCAAGACGGGAAGATCGAGGTCCTGTACTTCGACGGCGAGCTCCGGGTCGCGGACGTCGTCGGCACCTTCGACGAGAACCGGTTCAGCTACGACGGCCAGCAGGTCTCGAAGGAGGTCGTCAGGCAGTACTACAAGCGAACCGACCCTGAATGGGTGACGGCAGTGAGCGAGGCGAAAGTCGAGGCGCGCGAGCGGGACGTCGCCGACTGGCGGACGCTCGTCGAGGTGGCGCCAAAGCCACTCCCGGAGCACGTCATCGACGCAACGGGCGACCTCTACGCGGCCGGCGCGAACGCGTACCTCGGTACCGACCTCTTCGAGGCCCCCACGATCGCGTCGGCGGTCGATCGGGTGCGCTCGCTGTGAATATTCACGAACGTGGGACAACCCCGGTTTTTCAAAAGAGTTTTTGAGCACGGACGCCCAGTCCGACGCGATGACCGACTACACCGTCACGGTGACCGTCCGCCTCAAGAAGGGGGTTCTCGATCCGGAGGCGAAGACCACCCAGCGGGCACTGGAACGGCTGGGCTTTTCGCTCGCCGATCTGCGCTCGGCCGACCGCTTCGAGATCGACCTCGAGGCCGACGACGCCGAGGCGGCCCGAGAGCGCGCGAGCGAGATGGCCGAACGACTCCTCGCGAATCCGACAATCCACGACTACGAGATCGCGGTCGCCGAACGATGATCGCCATCGTCCGCTTCGGTGGGTCGAACTGCGACCGCGACGCCGAACGCGCCCTCGCGGCGATGGGCATCGAATCCGAGATCGTCTGGCACGAGGACGGGTTGCCCACGGACACGACCGGCGTCATGCTCCCCGGCGGATTCTCCTACGGCGATTACCTCCGCGCGGGCGCCATGGCCGCCAGGTCCCCGATCATGGACGAGGTGCGAGAGGCCGCCGCGGACGGTCTTCCCGTGCTGGGGATCTGCAACGGGGCGCAGATCGGCAGCGAGTCGGGGCTGACACCGGGCGCGTTCACGACCAACGAGAGCGCGCGGTTCCAGTGCGAGCACGTGCACGTCCGCGTCGAGAACGCAGACACGCGCTGGACGCGGGCCTACGACGAGGGGGAGGTCCTCCAGTTGCCCATCGCCCACGCGGAAGGACGGTTCGAGATCGCGGACGACGCGCTGGCGGAGCTGCAAGCCGACGAGCGGGTGCTCTTTCGCTACAGCGAGCCGGACGGAACCGTCTCGCCGGCTGCGAATCCGAACGGCTCGAAAAATAACGTCGCCGGAATTCTCGGGGAGCGAGAAAACGTCGCCGTCATGATGCCCCATCCCGAGCGCGCCGCGCTCGAGGACGTCGGCATCACCGACGGTCGCGGTGTCCTCGCCGGATTCGAGTGATTACCGACGGACCTTGACAGGCTGTTTCGTGGCAATCCAACGGTACGGGCTCTCGTCATCGCGAACTTCGAACCACCCATCGTCACACATGTAGGCGTCTCTGATCGGATCCTGCATCGTTCCTCCCCTGGTGGACGTGTCCACCAATTCGGTCAATGGTGATCGACCATTATAATACTAGCCCGTCGACGGCCCGGTCCGCGTGCAAGGAGTGCCGATTATCTGACGAGAGGCTGGTTATAGGCCGTCTCGCGTTCCATAACTGTCTCCCACGTGGTCTCGCAGGGGCAAGAGACCTCATCGAAGACCGACGGCTCCTGGCGCCGATTGAAGTCCTCGATGGCGGTCGCGACGCGGTCGTCGCACTCCCCGCAGTTGTGGGGCCCACGATCGGAGCCGTGACCGACCGGGTCGGACAGGACGAGTGCGTCCGCGTCCGCGGTCCGTCGGAGCACCGCCACGACGCTCCAGAGCCAGGGCGGCCGGTACCCGTCGCGAAAGTGAAGGTGATCGACCATCGTGTATCGGTGGACGGTGGTCGGATTCATCGAAATGGTGTGTGCGTACGGGGCGGTCCGTTCGACGGACGAGACCATATCCTCGACGGCCTCGCTTTCGGCGAGGAACGGCGGTTTCAAGAGGAGATACGCCTTGACGCCCGCCCCAAGGGAACGGGCCGTCTCGCTCGCGTCGACGAAGTCCGCGAAGTCGAAGTACTTGTTCACGCAGTCGTGGCGGACCCGATCGGTGGCCGTCTCGAGGCCGATCGCGACGTCGGTGGCGAGCCCGCGGTCCAGGAAGTCCGCCAGGCGGTCCTCCGTGACGAAGTCGGGAAGGGTCTCCAGAACGATCCGGTCCCGGTCGGCGAACGTCTCCGCGATCGCCGACCGCGTTTCCGGCGGAACCTCCCGCTCGTCGAGGACCGACCCGGAGGTGTAGATCTTGACCAGCGGCGCTGGCGAGGCGGCGTTTTCCCGCTCGTGGGCGCGCGCCGCCTCGATCTGATTCATCAGGGCCGCGTGTCCCACCTCGCCGCCCTCGACGGACTCGGCGACGTAGCCGCACATGGTACAGCCACCCGCACGGGCCCACCGGCAGCCGCCGGTGTTGAGAACGATCGTGAGCGACCGCACGACGCCGTCGGGCGTGGTGTCCTCGTCGAGCCAGACCCGGGTCGGCTCGGTCGGATCGTACGTCTCGTCCTTCTGGGCGCGCAACTCGCGCATCACCGCGTTGTGGGCGGCCGTCCCCCGACCCTGTTCACGGCCCTCGGGACTCGGCTGGCTCATTGTCGAATCGAAGCCGGCGGGCACCTAAAGCGGCTTCGCTCCGATGGATGGCGACGATCTAGCCGGATGTGGTTACATCACCTGGGCAACAATTACACCGTCTCCGGCCGTGTATAAATGGAGAGGGTTACTATGACAGACATTGGCGGCTTCAACGACCGCGTCGCACGAATTGACCTCTCGTCGGGGGCGACCGAGTACGAAGAGATCGACGACGAGGACGCGAAAAAGTACGTCGGGGGACGCGGACTGGGCGTCAAGTACGTCTTCGAGAACGGCCCGGACGTGGACCCGCTGGGACCGGACAACCTCCTGGCGTTCATGACTGGGCCGCTCACGGGAACCCAGGCCACGATGAGCGGGCGGATCGCGGTGGTGACGAAATCGCCGCTGACGAATACGGTCACCGACTCCCACCACGGCGGCTGGTCGGGGGCCCGACTGAAGTGGTCCGGGTTCGACGGACTGCTGTTCGAGGGACAGGCCGACGACCCCGTCTACGCCTACGTCGAGGACGGCGAGGTCGAACTCCGTGACGCCAGCCACCTCTGGGGAATGACGACCCACGAGGCACGCGAGACCATAGAAGAGGAACTGGACGGCGCGTACGGCAAGAACCTGAGTTTCATGGGCATCGGGCCCGGTGGCGAGAACCTCGTGCGGTTCGGGGCCATCATCAACGAGGACGACCGCGCCTCGGGCCGAGGCGGGACGGGAGCGGTCATGGGATCGAAGAACCTCAAGGCCGTCGTGGTGAAATCCGGGACGGATATGCCCCAGCCCGCCGACGAGGAGACGTTCGAGGACGGCGCCGGGCAGGCCACCGGGGCCATCATGGAATCCGACGTCACCGCGCCGAACGAAGGTGGGCTGTCGGTGTACGGGACGAACGTCCTGATGAACCTCACCGAGGAGATGGACGGGCTCCCGACCCGAAACGGACAGTTCACCTCCACGAGTGCCGAGGCGGAGGCCGACCCCTCCGAGCCGAACATCGACGCCGAAAACACCTCCGGAGAGTGGGTTCGCGAGAACATCCTGGTCGACGAGCCGACCTGTCACTCCTGTCCGGTCGCCTGCAAAAAGGAAGTCGAGGTGCAGACCACGGTCGGCGGGGCAGACCGCTCCGTTCGCATGGAATCTCTGGAGTACGAGCCGGCGTTCACGATGGGGTCGAACGCCATGAACGACGACGCCGAGCTGACCGCCGTGTTGATCGACCGGTGTAACAAGCTGGGCATCGACGCCATCGAGTCGGGCAACATGCTGTCGATGGCGATGGAGATGTCGGAGAAGGGGCACATCGAGGAGGATATCGAATGGGGCGACCGCGACGCCATGTACGAGGTGCTTCGCCGGATCGCCGAGCGCGAGGACGACCTGGGCGACGCCCTCGCGGAGGGCGCGGCGGGGGCCGCCGAGCGCTTCGATGCCCACGACTCGCGCCTCGACGTCAAAAACCAGACGATCCCAGCCTACGATCCGCGCGCGATGAAGGGGATGGCCATCGGCTACGCCACGTCGAACCGCGGTGCCTGTCACCTGCGCGCATACACGCCGGCCGCGGAGATCCTGGGTATTCCCCAGAAGGTCGACCCCGCCGATCCCGAGGGGAAGGGCGACCTCGCCATCACCTTCCAGGACCTCCACGCCGTCTCCGACTCCTTCGACATCTGCAAGTTCAGCGCCTTCGCGGAGGGAATCGAAGAATACAGCAAGCAGTTCAACGGAATGACGGGCCTGGACCTGAGCGAGGACGAACTCGTGGAGGCAGGAAAACGTATCTACACGCTCGAGCGGTACTACAACAACCTCGTTGGCTTCGAGGGCGAGGACGATTCCCTGCCGGGACGCTTCGTCGAAGGGCACGAAGACGCCATCCCGGGACAGGGAGCCGCCGAGGGCCAGCTGGCCGAACTCGACCAGCTCAAGGACGAGTACTACGAGGGTCGACAGTGGGTCGACGGCGTGGTCCCCGACGAGCGCCTCGACGAACTCGACATCGAGGTTGGCCCGGGAACGGGCGTCTCCGGCGGTGGCGCCGCCGCGGACGACTGAACGGCACTATCCGCCGGCGCGGATCGCCTTCCGAGAGAAGCGCTCGACGAGGTCCTCCAGCGTGGTTTCGGGACCGTCGAAGACGACGGTGACCTCCGTCAGTTCGAGCGATGGCCCGATGGCGACGCGCTCCGCCGACAGGGTCGCCGTCCAGTCCGGTCCCACGACCGTCTCGTCGTCCCGGACCTCCCCGCCCAAACCAATCAAATACTGACGGGCCAGCCTGATCGAGATCCCCCGGAACGAGCGTTCGACCCGCATCTATCCACCGGCGACCGGGGGGAAGATGGCTATCGCGTCCCCGTCTTCGACCGGCGTCTCGAGACCCTCGAGGTGGACCACCGCGCGCCCGTTCTTGAGGACGTTCACCTGTGAAGGGATGGCCCCATCCTCGACGAACGCGCCCTCGAAGTCGGGATACTCCGACTCTAAGTCCCGGAGGACGGTCTCGATCGTCGCGTCCGCCGGAACCTCGCGGTCGACGGTCTTTCGGCCGACCACCTCTCTGAACGTCGCGAACAGCCGGAGTTCCACGTTCATACGCGTCCTACGGGACCGACCCGTTTGACGTTAGTGGCCACCGGGACGAGCACCGGGCTTCGACCGGGCGGACGGTCAGCCCGCTCTGGTGGCGGTCCGCGAGGTCGTCGTACTCGTGCGGTGGGTGAGCGGCCGAACCGATCAGACGCAGCGGAAAACAGTCCTGGCGTGCCAGTTATTTGACTTTCTTCGGCCGTTTCTGGTAGGTGTACAGTTCGAGTTTCAGCCGGTCCCACAGCGTCTTCTCGCCCCGGTCCACCGCTTCGGCCTCGGTTTCGATCTCCGCCTGTCCCGAGGGGCCGAGTTCGGCCGCGCGTTCGCTGGCGGCCGGATCGCGTTCGATGTGAAACTCCGTGGTCCGTGCCGGGAACGGCCAGTCGCGCACGACGCTCATCAGGAACCACACGAGGAACAGGCCGATCCCCCCGCCGACGGAGGCAACGAGGTGCAGCCAATTGACGTCCATACCTGACCATTCGATCCCAGCGTCAAAAAAGAACCTGTCCGCGCCGCCGTCACCGCTCGGTGACGTGCCGGACGTCGACGGCCACCCCACGTGTGCTCTCGGCCAGCGCCCGACCGTGGGCTGCGGCTCGCCCAACGCCGAAGGCGGACGGCCCTTCGACGACGACCTCGTCTCCCTCGCGGATGGCCGGGTCCGCATCGACGATCCCGGGGGCGAGGACGCTTCCGTGGGGGATGAAGTCGTCGATCCGAACGGTCTTCGTCGGGACGGGTCCCTCGGCCCAGCGGCGGGCCCCGGCAAGCGTCAACGAGATCGTGCCGTACGACGGGACGAGCGCGGCCAGTTGCTCGCCGTCCGTCGAGATCGCCTGGAGTTTGGGATAGCGGCCTCGCATTGTAACGTCCGAGAAGAGCGCGTCGGCCGCGCCGGCGCCGAGGTGATGGTCCGCCACGGCCGCGAGTGTGGCCCGCTCGCGTTCCTGCACGCGGATGGTTCGTTCGCCCTCCAGAGCCGCCTGAAGGTTCGACAGTGACTCGTCGGTCGTCGGATGATCCCCGACCGTGTACTGAACTGGCAGGTCCCGGTCCGCGACCGCCCGCTCGACGACGTCACGATAGCCGTGCTCGGGGAGGTGGGCAACGATGCGGGGGTAGTCCGTGCGGTCGAGGTAGGCCGACAGGACATCTGCGACCATCTCGATCTCGCCGGCACTCCACCGGCCCGTGACGACCGAGTCGTAGTGCTGGGCCGGGTACGTCAACTCGAGTTCCTGGGGGACCACGCCGATGGGCGAGGTCATGGAAACCACGTGGGCACGGTAGCGCGCGGCCTCCTGGAACTGGCGATGGCTCTGTGAATCACTGTACGGTTTCTTCGCCGAACACGGGACCAACAGGAGCGGCACGTCGGTCAGCCGGCGCTCGAACCGACTCGTCACCCGGTTGGCGTACCGCTGTATTTCGACCCGGTGGAGGGTGTCCTCGCTCGCCGAGAGCAACAGGTCGTCGCGATACACCGGCGTTCGCTCCTCCAGGTAGGTCCACTCCCCGTCCAGTTCACGGAACGCCGCCGTGAGCCACGCGACGTGGCGGGCCTGTCCTTCGACGTAATCCCGAAGTCGGCCGTCGCGGATTCGCCGACGGACGCGGGCGAGTTCGGCCGCGAGGACGTTCCGATTGTGCTCGGCGCAGGCCTCCCGGTCGAACGAGTCGATCCCGACGGCGCAGGCAGAACACGAACACGGGAGTTCGTCGAGATCGTCGAGGTCGTACTCCCCCTCGGTGGTCAGGTAGGTTCCCCGCGTCCCTTCGACGATGGCCCCCGTCGCATCGACGAGATCCACGCCGGCGTAGACGAGGGTGGCGACGTTCGCGGGCGTTGCCACGCCCGGGAGGTAGAGCGCCGCGTCGTCCGGAATGGCTCGTTTCATCTCGACGATGGCGTCGACGAAGGCGGCACCGTGGCCGACGATACCGGGCGCGCCGGAGAGGACGTAGACGTCGGCCCCGACGTCCTCTGCGGTCCTGGGCGAAACCACCGCCGCGCTGGGAAACTCGACGTCGGGATAGTCGGTCGCGAAGGCGTCCTGTACCCGGTCGGGCGTCCCGCTCGGCATCGCCCGGTTCGGTAACACCGTGACGACGGACTCGTCGCCCGCCGGCCGGTCGCGCTCGGCGATCCAGGCGCTCCCGGCGTCCTCGACGACGTCGTCGGCCAGCCCCGGCGTCCGCTGGGGGTCCTCGAGTCTGAGTTCCCCCCGCCGGGCGGCCCCGTCCCGGTCGAGAACCTCGAAGTACTCGGTCATACTCACTCCTCCGGTCCCGCGCCATTACTATCCACCGACGAGGTGTCCTCGCCACGCGCCGCGA is a genomic window of Halanaeroarchaeum sulfurireducens containing:
- a CDS encoding archaeosine biosynthesis radical SAM protein RaSEA; translation: MSQPSPEGREQGRGTAAHNAVMRELRAQKDETYDPTEPTRVWLDEDTTPDGVVRSLTIVLNTGGCRWARAGGCTMCGYVAESVEGGEVGHAALMNQIEAARAHERENAASPAPLVKIYTSGSVLDEREVPPETRSAIAETFADRDRIVLETLPDFVTEDRLADFLDRGLATDVAIGLETATDRVRHDCVNKYFDFADFVDASETARSLGAGVKAYLLLKPPFLAESEAVEDMVSSVERTAPYAHTISMNPTTVHRYTMVDHLHFRDGYRPPWLWSVVAVLRRTADADALVLSDPVGHGSDRGPHNCGECDDRVATAIEDFNRRQEPSVFDEVSCPCETTWETVMERETAYNQPLVR
- the purQ gene encoding phosphoribosylformylglycinamidine synthase I; translation: MIAIVRFGGSNCDRDAERALAAMGIESEIVWHEDGLPTDTTGVMLPGGFSYGDYLRAGAMAARSPIMDEVREAAADGLPVLGICNGAQIGSESGLTPGAFTTNESARFQCEHVHVRVENADTRWTRAYDEGEVLQLPIAHAEGRFEIADDALAELQADERVLFRYSEPDGTVSPAANPNGSKNNVAGILGERENVAVMMPHPERAALEDVGITDGRGVLAGFE
- the cofC gene encoding 2-phospho-L-lactate guanylyltransferase, producing the protein MRVVIPFDARNPKSRLSPTLDREERRDFSEAMLRDVIDVVRETGRSPEILSTAPVDVDATVSVDERPLTPLVNELIEDGTPIAVVMADLAIATPLALDRLLGADGNVVVAPGREAGTNALVVRDPAFRVDYHGASFRDHLDRARAVGASVREVDSFRLATDIDAPADLLEVLVHGDGRASQWLRAAGFRVHSEGDEPRAVR
- the cofH gene encoding 7,8-didemethyl-8-hydroxy-5-deazariboflavin synthase subunit CofH; protein product: MTDAFRTRTNVPRGEFAFEYQPTTDQPFENALAKARDGERLTVDDAVALLTTGTDGDGVVPERVERVRRAADQRRRAVVGDEVTFVANLNNNVTTACDTGCLFCNFRDSAHTFESTHEGRTRGFTRPPTESRDIVARAVDRGISEVTSVSGLHPAFALNEEHREILDPENPAHGYRPPEVFDVAPGSYVEQLHAMSVDDVHVHSMTPEEAQHARRGTEWSYAELYRTLSRAGLDSVPGTAAEVLVDEVREVICPGKIGTDEWLTAIEAAADVGLPITATMMYGHVENERHRAMHLGRIRDLQDRTGAVTEFVPLSFVHENTPLARRGLVNGGASDLEDDLVIAVSRLFLDNVEHVQSSWVKFGDEKGLRMLDGGADDFMGTILSEEITTRAGGGHGEFRSFAEYVDLITGIDRVPVERSTDYERRRRLDPADPDPGPRLGPRADGTPLLEAPRSNTVAADD
- a CDS encoding flagellar basal body-associated FliL family protein, producing the protein MNWSRSSSAAILVALLLVAVAPAAAVSVSGDAPGTVEIGEKQTTTYTVVDPFDGYGQWTLRGSTDLTDVTWQITTYDNTDNQVDETIINGQSFSYDLAADSGAVRAEVRLVGTPASGVDWQYDPPQQITYAEFVQAQEGGSSENMSRDMARPFTPESQSARTAIEDAEAAIADAEDDGVDVSSAQGDLEDAIEFYNNGNFEQATKNAEEAQSTAEDAMQSKQQTNRLMLIGGAIVVLLLVAGGIYWYLQQRESYDRLG
- the cofG gene encoding 7,8-didemethyl-8-hydroxy-5-deazariboflavin synthase subunit CofG codes for the protein MIPGADEFDLDLQIDADQVDRLLRVDPTDVGPPDELTFARNAFFPVTTACRYTCSYCTFVDPPGEATLMSPASIRETARRGADAGCTEALFTFGDDPDERYDEIHAQLSAWSHDSIHDYLREAAHIALEEGLLPHANPGDQTPAQMAAVADLMASMGVMLETTADVPAHAGPRGKSPGQRLATIRTAGELSVPFTTGILVGIGETTRDRAESLLAIRELHARYGHVQEVIVQPVTENERWRGGSPDLETLRRTVAMGRVALPEEVSVQVPPNLAPVREIVDAGMDDLGGISPVTTDHVNPEDDWPEMAEIRAIADAVDIPVRERLPVAERFLPTTGLANEWVSERVGRAIRSDTAAGRRFRAVLDGHPFVDDVA
- a CDS encoding phosphoribosylaminoimidazolesuccinocarboxamide synthase translates to MTSVKDFQVDEPASPDALGQGRFSFTDDYSVFDWGKMPDTIPKKGASLCAMGAFNFERLEAAGVPTHYRGVVAGGEVVSIDEAETAPTEMAIDLTQVPDLPFVEGSYDYDAYHDAAGENYLVPLEIVFRNVVPVGSSLRSRGSPSDYGLDRAEWPEEPVDLPEPVVEFSTKYEEQDRYLDRTEADRIAGLATVDDLESLAREVNRIVTDRAEEAGFVHQDGKIEVLYFDGELRVADVVGTFDENRFSYDGQQVSKEVVRQYYKRTDPEWVTAVSEAKVEARERDVADWRTLVEVAPKPLPEHVIDATGDLYAAGANAYLGTDLFEAPTIASAVDRVRSL
- the purS gene encoding phosphoribosylformylglycinamidine synthase subunit PurS; this encodes MTDYTVTVTVRLKKGVLDPEAKTTQRALERLGFSLADLRSADRFEIDLEADDAEAARERASEMAERLLANPTIHDYEIAVAER